The Hemibagrus wyckioides isolate EC202008001 linkage group LG25, SWU_Hwy_1.0, whole genome shotgun sequence genome has a segment encoding these proteins:
- the enpp5 gene encoding ectonucleotide pyrophosphatase/phosphodiesterase family member 5, whose amino-acid sequence MNVMLMRKMYMLSCLLALLLSPLSHQEEHHKLLLVSFDGFRWDYVNRVPTPNFRALMDEGVQVERVENTYITKTFPNHYTLVTGLHAESHGIVANEMYDPVMNRSFSMEGPEVYDSRWWEEAVPLWVTNQMAGQRSGAAMWPGSDVSIGGIYPTRYMPYNASMPFEMRVEKLISWFSGPEEINFGVLYWEEPDESGHNLGPESPLMDVVIEDIDVKLGFLRDELKRAGLYDKINLIVTSDHGMTQLSHDKVIELDTYVSRDLYTWIDKSPVVGILPKEGKFDEVYNLLENANPNMVVYKKEDIPDHFYYKHNVRIMPIIIEVKEGWTIVQNKTGPFMLGNHGYDNHLPSMHPVFVARGPSFRTGYTKALMRSVDLYPLMCSLLGIQALPNNGSLMSVRDLLVETFTPRPVPPSVPKEPSYAWAVGTLLGSCLVLGFLITFVKKMTQRQLPPLPLTNREISQPLLQDELRL is encoded by the exons ATGAACGTCATGTTAATGAGGAAGATGTACATGCTGAGCTGCCTTCTAGCTTTGCTGctctcacctctctcacacCAAGAGGAGCATCACAAGCTGCTGCTGGTGTCGTTTGATGGTTTCCGCTGGGACTACGTAAACAGAGTTCCCACACCCAACTTCCGTGCCCTGATGGATGAGGGAGTGCAGGTGGAGCGGGTGGAGAACACGTACATCACCAAGACCTTTCCTAACCACTACACTTTAGTGACAGGCTTGCATGCAGAGAGTCATGGCATTGTTGCAAATGAAATGTATGACCCAGTTATGAATCGCTCCTTCTCCATGGAGGGGCCGGAAGTGTACGACTCTCGATGGTGGGAGGAGGCTGTCCCGCTGTGGGTAACCAATCAGATGGCTGGACAGAGGAGCGGGGCTGCCATGTGGCCTGGATCGGATGTGTCTATTGGTGGGATTTATCCAACTCGTTACATGCCATACAATGCCTCCATGCCCTTCGAGATGCGAGTAGAAAAGCTGATCAGCTGGTTCTCAGGGCCAGAGGAGATTAATTTCGGAGTGCTGTACTGGGAAGAGCCTGACGAGAGCGGCCACAACCTGGGGCCCGAGAGCCCACTTATGGACGTCGTCATTGAGGACATTGATGTCAAACTGGGTTTTCTCCGAGACGAGCTCAAGAGAGCTGGGCTATATGACAAAATCAATCTCATTGTCACAAGTGACCACGGTATGACCCAGCTCTCACATGACAAAGTCATTGAGCTGGACACCTACGTGAGTCGAGATCTCTACACGTGGATCGACAAGAGCCCAGTGGTGGGCATTCTACCTAAAGAAG GTAAATTTGATGAGGTGTATAATTTGTTGGAGAATGCAAACCCCAACATGGTCGTGTACAAGAAAGAAGACATTCCTGATCATTTCTACTACAAACACAACGTAAGAATAATGCCGATTATTATCGAGGTCAAAGAGGGCTGGACAATCGTACAGAACAAGACTGGACCCTTTATGT TGGGCAACCATGGCTATGATAACCACCTACCCAGCATGCACCCTGTGTTTGTTGCCCGTGGCCCATCATTCCGCACTGGTTACACCAAAGCCTTGATGCGCTCAGTGGACCTCTACCCTCTCATGTGCAGCCTTCTGGGCATTCAAGCACTGCCCAACAATGGCTCTTTGATGAGTGTGAGGGATCTGCTGGTGGAGACGTTCACCCCTAGACCCGTACCTCCATCCGTACCCAAGGAGCCTTCGTATGCCTGGGCTGTGGGCACGCTCCTCGGCAGCTGCCTCGTCCTGGGATTCCTCATTACGTTTGTGAAGAAGATGACACAGAGGCAACTGCCTCCTTTGCCTCTAACCAACAGAGAGATTTCACAGCCCTTACTGCAGGATGAATTACGCCTTTAa
- the eif5 gene encoding eukaryotic translation initiation factor 5, with amino-acid sequence MSVNVNRSVTDQFYRYKMPRLIAKVEGKGNGIKTVIVNMVDVAKALNRPPTYPTKFFGCELGAQTQFDAKNDRYIVNGSHEANKLQDMLDGFIRKFVLCPECDNPETDLHINAKKQTIGNSCKACGYRGMLDTRHKLCTFILKNPPESDSGSVKKEKEKKNRKKDKENGSSSGEAGNRRDIDAPDAVDGDDDDEDWAEETTEEAQRRRMEEISEHAKGLTLSDDLEKSLEERVNLFYNFVKQKKEQGLIDSSDKEILAEAERLEVRAMGPLILSELLFDENIREQIKKYKRHFLRFCHNDKKTQKYLLGGIECLVKLHQSQLLPRVPIILKDLYDADLLEEDVILAWAEKVSKKYVSKELAKEIHAKAEPFVKWLKEAEEESEGSEEENEEDEDNVEVVYSSSARELKMETTKPEKADKEEEDIDIDAI; translated from the exons ATGTCTGTCAACGTCAACCGAAGCGTCACGGACCAGTTCTACCGGTACAAGATGCCGCGTTTGATTGCTAAG GTGGAAGGCAAGGGGAATGGTATTAAGACTGTTATAGTCAACATGGTTGATGTTGCCAAGGCACTGAACAGGCCTCCAACTT atCCAACCAAGTTCTTTGGCTGTGAGCTGGGAGCCCAAACCCAGTTTGATGCGAAGAACGACCGCTACATTGTCAACGGATCTCATGAGGCAAACAAACTGCAAGACATGCTGGATGGATTCATTCGCAAGTTTGTGCTGTGTCCGGAGTGTGACAATCCTGAGACTGACTTG CACATCAACGCTAAAAAGCAGACCATCGGAAACTCCTGTAAGGCCTGCGGATACCGAGGCATGCTGGACACCAGACACAAACTCTGTACCTTCATTCTCAAAAATCCACCTG AGAGCGACAGTGGTTCTGTcaagaaggaaaaggagaaaaagaaccgcaaaaaagacaaagagaacGGCTCGAGCAGCGgagaggcaggaaaccgtagggACATTGATGCCCCTGATGCTGTG GATGGagatgacgatgatgaagatTGGGCTGAAGAGACCACAGAAGAGGCACAGCGTCGCCGGATGGAGGAGATCAGTGAGCATGCTAAAGGCCTCACACTCAGCGATGATCTGGAGAAAAGCCTAGAGGAAAGAGTCAACCTGTTCTACAATTTTGTGAAG CAAAAGAAGGAGCAGGGACTGATTGACTCGTCTGATAAGGAAATCCTGGCTGAAGCAGAGCGTCTTGAGGTGAGGGCCATGGGCCCTCTGATTCTGAGCGAGCTGCTCTTTGATGAGAACATCCGTGAGCAGATTAAGAAATATAAGCGTCATTTCCTTCGA TTTTGCCACAATGATAAAAAGACTCAGAAGTATCTCCTGGGTGGCATCGAGTGTCTGGTGAAGCTCCATCAGAGTCAGCTGCTGCCTCGCGTCCCCATCATTCTCAAAGATCTGTATGACGCCGACCTGCTGGAAGAAGACGTCATCCTCGCTTGGGCTGAGAAG GTCTCCAAAAAGTATGTCTCTAAAGAGCTCGCTAAGGAGATCCATGCCAAGGCTGAGCCCTTCGTGAAATGGCTGAAGGAAGCAGAAGAGGAGAGTGAGGGTAGCGAGGAGGAGAACGAGGAAGACGAAGACAACGTGGAG GTGGTGTATTCTTCTTCTGCACGTGAGCTGAAGATGGAAACCACAAAGCCTGAAAAGGCTGATAAGGAGGAAGAAGATATTGATATTGATGccatttaa